From Coffea eugenioides isolate CCC68of unplaced genomic scaffold, Ceug_1.0 ScVebR1_1882;HRSCAF=2814, whole genome shotgun sequence:
CAAGCCTAGTTTCAACACCAATTCTGCTTCCTCTTTCACATACTCAGCACCCAGCTTTTGATCAACCGCTTGGAGAATATCCCCTTCTTTCCAGAACAAAAATACCCAATCAACCAAAATGATACTCTCTTCTGGTACTGCTCGGGGATCTATTGGCCTTCTTCCACATGCAACCTCTAGCAAAAAGGCCCCAAAAGCATATACATCAGTCTTCGTTGTGGCCCTCCCTGTCCTACTACACTCAGGGGCAAGGTACCCAAAAGATCCCGCTACATGGGTGCTTTGAGGCAGAGTTCCATGATCGTATAGCCTTGCCAGGCCAAAATCTCCTAATCTTCCATTCAGTTCAGCATCCAACAATACATTACTGGCTTTTACATCTCTGTGGATCACAACTTTCTCCCATTCTTCATGTAGATAAAATAACCCTGATGCTACACCTTTGATGACTCGCAATCTTTGGCTCCAGCTGAGGATATACTTGGGCTGGTTATACAAAAATTTATCTAGACTACCATTGGGCATGAACTCGTATACCAAAAGTAACTCTCCTTTACGCCGACAATAACCCAAGAATGGTACTAAATTTCTATTGCGTAAGCGACCAATACTGATGATTTCTGCAACAAATTCTCTCATTCCCTGTCTTCCTTGATGAGAGACCTTCTTGACAGCAACCTCAACCTTGTTTGTTGTCAAAATGCCTTTGTAGACCCTGCCAAATCCGCCTTCTCCCAACAGCTCTTTTTCTCTGAACCCCTCGGTGGCAATGTATAAATCCTTATACTTGAACCTGTGAGGTCCATAAGCAAGCTCCCATTCTTCCAGCACTTCTGCAAACTTCCACTTTCTCCATAGATAATAAGCTACTCCAGATGTTAGTATTATCAACATAAGTACAAAAATCAGGGGCAATCCCATGGTGAAAATTTTAGACACTTTCTTATGTCCAATCCGAGGTAGCTTGGGGAGCCGAGAGAGATCAAGAGCTTGTGCAACGCCATTCATCCTGAAGCTCCATCCAAGTATAAAATTAGTTATTCCTGTTTTGAGTGGACTAGAGACTGCCGAAAAGCCAACATACATGGTCTGCTGTAAAATTGGCGAAAGATCATATTTCAAAGACAAAAGAGGAGTATGTGGTTTAGCAGCCTCCATTGGAGCTAATGTTACATCGATTCTCCTCTCCACCCCGTCGTATTCCACCCAAAGCTGCATCGGTTGACCGCTGATGAGAGTTAAGTTGTCAAATGAACTTTTGTTATTAGCTTGGTAACTCGCTGGTGCGGATGCCTTGGAGATCACAGAGTAAATATCAATACCAACATGGTTGTCATTGATATCTTCAATATCTTGGTCTTGGTAAATGTCAAGCTCCACAGCAAAAACGTGATTTGTTTGATTTCCATTGGTGTTTGTATCGAAGAGGCCAAGCAACGGATAGGAAGGCACTTGTGCAAGTTTTCTTCTTGGTGCAATCGCGAATGCCATTCCCGTACCAGTCACGCCTGGGACATCGGGTACTATAGCAAACACAAATTGGGTGGAAAAGGAGAAAGCTGAACTATTAGGTGTCGTCTTGAAGTTGATGGGATTAGGATAGAAGGCGTACCCAGTTTGTAATATGGTGCTGTTGGTTACCCGCAGGAGGCCATTTTTGGTGACTGTGGCTAATCCATCCAGGCttagatttgatgattgaaatcCTTGATAGATGAACCCAACATCATCAGAAGCTGCTGCAGCAACTGCGAT
This genomic window contains:
- the LOC113755978 gene encoding L-type lectin-domain containing receptor kinase IV.1-like; this encodes MSLKPVTAVVAYFLVHIAVAAAASDDVGFIYQGFQSSNLSLDGLATVTKNGLLRVTNSTILQTGYAFYPNPINFKTTPNSSAFSFSTQFVFAIVPDVPGVTGTGMAFAIAPRRKLAQVPSYPLLGLFDTNTNGNQTNHVFAVELDIYQDQDIEDINDNHVGIDIYSVISKASAPASYQANNKSSFDNLTLISGQPMQLWVEYDGVERRIDVTLAPMEAAKPHTPLLSLKYDLSPILQQTMYVGFSAVSSPLKTGITNFILGWSFRMNGVAQALDLSRLPKLPRIGHKKVSKIFTMGLPLIFVLMLIILTSGVAYYLWRKWKFAEVLEEWELAYGPHRFKYKDLYIATEGFREKELLGEGGFGRVYKGILTTNKVEVAVKKVSHQGRQGMREFVAEIISIGRLRNRNLVPFLGYCRRKGELLLVYEFMPNGSLDKFLYNQPKYILSWSQRLRVIKGVASGLFYLHEEWEKVVIHRDVKASNVLLDAELNGRLGDFGLARLYDHGTLPQSTHVAGSFGYLAPECSRTGRATTKTDVYAFGAFLLEVACGRRPIDPRAVPEESIILVDWVFLFWKEGDILQAVDQKLGAEYVKEEAELVLKLGLLCSHSEPNLRPSMRQFLLYLEGSVALPDLSSLAMRGSAVGFDVSTEKCFSHSVADYLLSDGR